A genomic window from Elaeis guineensis isolate ETL-2024a chromosome 3, EG11, whole genome shotgun sequence includes:
- the LOC140850917 gene encoding uncharacterized protein isoform X2, giving the protein MSAIGRGSHAPASDTPGGSQPWSSSLMAWQVLSLLSLATSAFFEESTYQTTDSTVLSLSYNQLAGTIPDEISNLSKLKILSVAGNNITGVIPPWVGNLSHLSELSVGTNNLGGGIPEELSRLARLEVLGLEDNMLLGIIPASLYNLSSLQVLSAEANQLQGSLPSDIGIRLPDLRSIYLGSNKLGGPIPASLSNASRLSIINIPDNAFTGFMPTDLGRLKYLSELFLDRNRIEADNVHGWEFLTSLKNCSYLKRLVMLDNKLGGVLPTSIANLSTQLEYLVMASNQISGSIPSGIKNLVNLKALGMFENLLTGTIPEGVGNLRQLRRLGLFNNRFTGFIPSSLGNLTQLITLDLYVNGLQGPIPPSLGNLQQLQVLDLSQNNLSGNIPKEIVSLPFLSDSINLSNNSLVGPLPEEVGSLTNLRTFAVSGNKLSGNIPDAIGKCEVLAFLFLNNNFFNGSIPPSLGNIKGLTGLFLSYNHLTGTIPSSLSSIKELRALDLSHNYLTGSIPQSLEGLNFSSYLNFEDSNDAGLKYLNASSGLNLSFNRLEGKVPAEGIFKNETAVSLVGNDGLCGGVPELNLPKCPVKSSENKKRSQLLKFMIPTVVTIIFFLILFSFALLYWKQKPKQQTSSVQLLEDQNFRVSYAELVKATNGFSSTKLIGLGRYGSVYKGIMDDGNTTVAIKVFNLLHRSASRSFIAECEALRNIRHRNLIKILTSCSSIDFQGNDFKALVFEFMPNGSLETWLHPKPVEDLHVNSLSWRKRLDIAVDIADALDYLHHNCQPPIVHCDLKPGNVLLDNDMCAHVGDFGLARFLNEGTGGHIQSSSTTVGIKGTIGYVAPEYGAGCHVSTSGDVYSYGILLLEMFTGKSPVDDMFQDGLSLCKFVEMAFPDGVMDIADPVLMLPEPSNIANSQRNGSDAAWKIQECMINLVKVGLSCANQSRRERMSMRDAATMMHRIRDAYN; this is encoded by the exons ATGTCTGCGATTGGGAGGGGGTCTCATGCACCCGCAAGCGACACCCCGGGAGGGTCTCAGCCTTGGAGCTCGTCTCTCATGGCTTGGCaggtcctctctctcctttcattGGCAACCTCAGCTTTCTTCGAAGAATCGACTTATCAGACAACAGACTCTACG GTCCTCAGCCTGAGCTACAACCAACTAGCGGGGACGATACCTGATGAGATCAGCAACCTATCCAAGCTTAAAATTCTGTCAGTAGCTGGAAACAACATCACAGGAGTCATCCCACCCTGGGTTGGTAATCTTTCACATCTGTCGGAGCTGTCTGTAGGGACGAATAATCTGGGGGGAGGCATCCCAGAAGAACTCAGCCGCCTTGCTCGTCTAGAAGTCTTGGGTCTGGAAGATAATATGCTCTTAGGTATCATCCCTGCATCTCTTTACAATCTTTCATCCTTGCAAGTCTTGTCTGCTGAAGCAAACCAGCTGCAGGGGAGCCTACCATCCGATATCGGCATAAGACTTCCAGATCTCCGATCCATTTATCTTGGTTCAAACAAACTTGGAGGACCAATTCCAGCTTCACTATCTAATGCCTCAAGACTTTCGATTATCAATATCCCAGATAACGCGTTTACCGGGTTCATGCCTACTGATCTTGGAAGATTGAAATATCTATCTGAACTGTTTCTAGACAGGAATCGAATTGAAGCAGACAATGTCCATGGTTGGGAATTCCTTACTTCTCTGAAAAATTGCAGTTATTTAAAAAGATTAGTTATGCTTGACAACAAACTAGGAGGTGTTTTGCCTACTTCAATAGCAAACCTCTCCACACAACTTGAATATCTAGTGATGGCTTCTAACCAAATATCAGGGAGTATTCCATCTGGGATCAAAAACCTGGTCAATCTAAAGGCACTAGGAATGTTTGAAAATCTCCTAACAGGTACCATTCCGGAAGGGGTCGGAAATCTTAGGCAGTTACGTCGTTTAGGCTTATTTAACAACAGATTTACAGGTTTTATTCCATCCTCCCTTGGCAACCTAACTCAGTTGATCACTCTCGATTTATATGTCAACGGCTTACAAGGACCCATACCTCCGAGCCTTGGAAACCTCCAGCAGCTACAAGTATTAGACCTTTCTCAAAATAATCTCAGTGGTAACATACCTAAAGAAATAGTTAGTCTTCCTTTTTTGTCAGATTCCATCAACCTATCTAACAATTCATTGGTTGGTCCACTTCCCGAAGAAGTTGGCAGCTTGACAAACCTCAGAACATTTGCCGTCTCAGGGAACAAGTTGTCTGGTAATATTCCAGACGCGATTGGCAAATGTGAAGTCCTTGCATTCTTATTTTTGAACAATAACTTCTTCAATGGAAGCATTCCACCATCTCTTGGTAACATAAAGGGTCTCACAGGATTATTTCTATCATACAATCATCTGACGGGGACCATTCCTTCATCTTTGAGCAGCATCAAGGAGCTTCGAGCACTGGATCTCTCACACAATTACCTTACGGGGTCGATCCCACAATCTCTTGAAGGCTTGAACTTTTCGAGCTACTTAAATTTTGAAGACTCCAATGATGCAGGTCTTAAATACTTGAATGCTTCAAGTGGCTTAAATCTTTCTTTCAACCGTCTTGAGGGGAAAGTGCCTGCCGAGGGAATCTTCAAAAATGAAACTGCAGTCTCCCTTGTAGGCAACGATGGGCTTTGTGGGGGAGTTCCAGAGCTCAACTTACCCAAGTGCCCTGTGAAATCATCTGAAAACAAAAAGCGGTCTCAGCTGCTAAAATTTATGATTCCAACAGTTGTTACAATCATCTTCTTCTTAATACTCTTCAGCTTTGCTCTTCTTTATTGGAAACAGAAACCAAAACAGCAAACTTCATCTGTTCAATTGTTGGAGGATCAAAATTTCAGGGTTTCATATGCAGAGCTGGTTAAGGCAACTAATGGATTCTCTTCTACCAAATTAATTGGCTTGGGAAGATATGGGTCCGTGTATAAAGGGATTATGGATGATGGCAATACAACTGTGGCTATTAAGGTTTTCAACCTTCTGCATCGAAGCGCTTCCAGGAGCTTCATTGCCGAATGCGAAGCTTTGAGAAACATCCGTCACCGTAATCTCATCAAGATACTAACATCCTGCTCGAGCATAGATTTCCAAGGCAATGATTTCAAAGCTCTGGTTTTTGAGTTCATGCCTAATGGGAGTTTAGAGACATGGTTGCATCCCAAACCAGTCGAGGATCTTCATGTGAATAGTCTAAGCTGGAGGAAAAGATTAGATATAGCTGTGGACATTGCTGATGCATTGGATTATCTACATCACAATTGTCAGCCGCCAATTGTTCACTGTGATCTAAAGCCCGGCAATGTTCTACTTGACAATGACATGTGTGCTCATGTTGGGGACTTTGGGTTAGCAAGGTTCCTAAATGAAGGTACCGGCGGACACATTCAGTCCTCAAGCACTACAGTTGGGATAAAGGGTACTATTGGATATGTCGCTCCAG AGTATGGGGCAGGTTGTCATGTGTCCACCTCTGGGGATGTGTATAGCTATGGGATTCTTCTACTGGAGATGTTTACAGGAAAAAGTCCGGTTGATGACATGTTTCAGGATGGCCTGAGCCTTTGCAAGTTTGTGGAGATGGCTTTTCCCGATGGAGTCATGGATATTGCTGATCCAGTGTTGATGTTACCAGAACCCAGCAATATTGCTAATAGCCAGCGGAATGGAAGCGATGCAGCATGGAAAATCCAAGAATGCATGATTAATTTGGTGAAAGTGGGACTTTCATGCGCGAATCAATCAAGGAGAGAGCGCATGAGCATGAGGGATGCTGCAACCATGATGCACAGAATTCGAGATGCCTACAATTAA
- the LOC140850917 gene encoding uncharacterized protein isoform X1, protein MHSPNILKPVKATLCLLFLLSSALLVSSTLSGNETDRLAMLAIKNQITREAPGALSSWNNTIHVCDWEGVSCTRKRHPGRVSALELVSHGLAGPLSPFIGNLSFLRRIDLSDNRLYGEIPPEIGRLRRLHFLNLSFNSFEEVIPVNFTYCLDLQVLSLSYNQLAGTIPDEISNLSKLKILSVAGNNITGVIPPWVGNLSHLSELSVGTNNLGGGIPEELSRLARLEVLGLEDNMLLGIIPASLYNLSSLQVLSAEANQLQGSLPSDIGIRLPDLRSIYLGSNKLGGPIPASLSNASRLSIINIPDNAFTGFMPTDLGRLKYLSELFLDRNRIEADNVHGWEFLTSLKNCSYLKRLVMLDNKLGGVLPTSIANLSTQLEYLVMASNQISGSIPSGIKNLVNLKALGMFENLLTGTIPEGVGNLRQLRRLGLFNNRFTGFIPSSLGNLTQLITLDLYVNGLQGPIPPSLGNLQQLQVLDLSQNNLSGNIPKEIVSLPFLSDSINLSNNSLVGPLPEEVGSLTNLRTFAVSGNKLSGNIPDAIGKCEVLAFLFLNNNFFNGSIPPSLGNIKGLTGLFLSYNHLTGTIPSSLSSIKELRALDLSHNYLTGSIPQSLEGLNFSSYLNFEDSNDAGLKYLNASSGLNLSFNRLEGKVPAEGIFKNETAVSLVGNDGLCGGVPELNLPKCPVKSSENKKRSQLLKFMIPTVVTIIFFLILFSFALLYWKQKPKQQTSSVQLLEDQNFRVSYAELVKATNGFSSTKLIGLGRYGSVYKGIMDDGNTTVAIKVFNLLHRSASRSFIAECEALRNIRHRNLIKILTSCSSIDFQGNDFKALVFEFMPNGSLETWLHPKPVEDLHVNSLSWRKRLDIAVDIADALDYLHHNCQPPIVHCDLKPGNVLLDNDMCAHVGDFGLARFLNEGTGGHIQSSSTTVGIKGTIGYVAPEYGAGCHVSTSGDVYSYGILLLEMFTGKSPVDDMFQDGLSLCKFVEMAFPDGVMDIADPVLMLPEPSNIANSQRNGSDAAWKIQECMINLVKVGLSCANQSRRERMSMRDAATMMHRIRDAYN, encoded by the exons TCCATGTCTGCGATTGGGAGGGGGTCTCATGCACCCGCAAGCGACACCCCGGGAGGGTCTCAGCCTTGGAGCTCGTCTCTCATGGCTTGGCaggtcctctctctcctttcattGGCAACCTCAGCTTTCTTCGAAGAATCGACTTATCAGACAACAGACTCTACGGTGAGATCCCGCCGGAGATCGGTCGCTTGCGCCGGCTGCACTTTCTTAATTTGAGCTTCAATTCATTTGAAGAGGTAATCCCTGTGAACTTTACGTACTGTTTGGACCTTCAGGTCCTCAGCCTGAGCTACAACCAACTAGCGGGGACGATACCTGATGAGATCAGCAACCTATCCAAGCTTAAAATTCTGTCAGTAGCTGGAAACAACATCACAGGAGTCATCCCACCCTGGGTTGGTAATCTTTCACATCTGTCGGAGCTGTCTGTAGGGACGAATAATCTGGGGGGAGGCATCCCAGAAGAACTCAGCCGCCTTGCTCGTCTAGAAGTCTTGGGTCTGGAAGATAATATGCTCTTAGGTATCATCCCTGCATCTCTTTACAATCTTTCATCCTTGCAAGTCTTGTCTGCTGAAGCAAACCAGCTGCAGGGGAGCCTACCATCCGATATCGGCATAAGACTTCCAGATCTCCGATCCATTTATCTTGGTTCAAACAAACTTGGAGGACCAATTCCAGCTTCACTATCTAATGCCTCAAGACTTTCGATTATCAATATCCCAGATAACGCGTTTACCGGGTTCATGCCTACTGATCTTGGAAGATTGAAATATCTATCTGAACTGTTTCTAGACAGGAATCGAATTGAAGCAGACAATGTCCATGGTTGGGAATTCCTTACTTCTCTGAAAAATTGCAGTTATTTAAAAAGATTAGTTATGCTTGACAACAAACTAGGAGGTGTTTTGCCTACTTCAATAGCAAACCTCTCCACACAACTTGAATATCTAGTGATGGCTTCTAACCAAATATCAGGGAGTATTCCATCTGGGATCAAAAACCTGGTCAATCTAAAGGCACTAGGAATGTTTGAAAATCTCCTAACAGGTACCATTCCGGAAGGGGTCGGAAATCTTAGGCAGTTACGTCGTTTAGGCTTATTTAACAACAGATTTACAGGTTTTATTCCATCCTCCCTTGGCAACCTAACTCAGTTGATCACTCTCGATTTATATGTCAACGGCTTACAAGGACCCATACCTCCGAGCCTTGGAAACCTCCAGCAGCTACAAGTATTAGACCTTTCTCAAAATAATCTCAGTGGTAACATACCTAAAGAAATAGTTAGTCTTCCTTTTTTGTCAGATTCCATCAACCTATCTAACAATTCATTGGTTGGTCCACTTCCCGAAGAAGTTGGCAGCTTGACAAACCTCAGAACATTTGCCGTCTCAGGGAACAAGTTGTCTGGTAATATTCCAGACGCGATTGGCAAATGTGAAGTCCTTGCATTCTTATTTTTGAACAATAACTTCTTCAATGGAAGCATTCCACCATCTCTTGGTAACATAAAGGGTCTCACAGGATTATTTCTATCATACAATCATCTGACGGGGACCATTCCTTCATCTTTGAGCAGCATCAAGGAGCTTCGAGCACTGGATCTCTCACACAATTACCTTACGGGGTCGATCCCACAATCTCTTGAAGGCTTGAACTTTTCGAGCTACTTAAATTTTGAAGACTCCAATGATGCAGGTCTTAAATACTTGAATGCTTCAAGTGGCTTAAATCTTTCTTTCAACCGTCTTGAGGGGAAAGTGCCTGCCGAGGGAATCTTCAAAAATGAAACTGCAGTCTCCCTTGTAGGCAACGATGGGCTTTGTGGGGGAGTTCCAGAGCTCAACTTACCCAAGTGCCCTGTGAAATCATCTGAAAACAAAAAGCGGTCTCAGCTGCTAAAATTTATGATTCCAACAGTTGTTACAATCATCTTCTTCTTAATACTCTTCAGCTTTGCTCTTCTTTATTGGAAACAGAAACCAAAACAGCAAACTTCATCTGTTCAATTGTTGGAGGATCAAAATTTCAGGGTTTCATATGCAGAGCTGGTTAAGGCAACTAATGGATTCTCTTCTACCAAATTAATTGGCTTGGGAAGATATGGGTCCGTGTATAAAGGGATTATGGATGATGGCAATACAACTGTGGCTATTAAGGTTTTCAACCTTCTGCATCGAAGCGCTTCCAGGAGCTTCATTGCCGAATGCGAAGCTTTGAGAAACATCCGTCACCGTAATCTCATCAAGATACTAACATCCTGCTCGAGCATAGATTTCCAAGGCAATGATTTCAAAGCTCTGGTTTTTGAGTTCATGCCTAATGGGAGTTTAGAGACATGGTTGCATCCCAAACCAGTCGAGGATCTTCATGTGAATAGTCTAAGCTGGAGGAAAAGATTAGATATAGCTGTGGACATTGCTGATGCATTGGATTATCTACATCACAATTGTCAGCCGCCAATTGTTCACTGTGATCTAAAGCCCGGCAATGTTCTACTTGACAATGACATGTGTGCTCATGTTGGGGACTTTGGGTTAGCAAGGTTCCTAAATGAAGGTACCGGCGGACACATTCAGTCCTCAAGCACTACAGTTGGGATAAAGGGTACTATTGGATATGTCGCTCCAG AGTATGGGGCAGGTTGTCATGTGTCCACCTCTGGGGATGTGTATAGCTATGGGATTCTTCTACTGGAGATGTTTACAGGAAAAAGTCCGGTTGATGACATGTTTCAGGATGGCCTGAGCCTTTGCAAGTTTGTGGAGATGGCTTTTCCCGATGGAGTCATGGATATTGCTGATCCAGTGTTGATGTTACCAGAACCCAGCAATATTGCTAATAGCCAGCGGAATGGAAGCGATGCAGCATGGAAAATCCAAGAATGCATGATTAATTTGGTGAAAGTGGGACTTTCATGCGCGAATCAATCAAGGAGAGAGCGCATGAGCATGAGGGATGCTGCAACCATGATGCACAGAATTCGAGATGCCTACAATTAA